The following are encoded in a window of Dysidea avara chromosome 4, odDysAvar1.4, whole genome shotgun sequence genomic DNA:
- the LOC136252319 gene encoding interferon-induced very large GTPase 1-like isoform X1, with product MSGSPLPEQNVKALSCDGLVVWLKAHNVKPESCQIFEDNAVDGESFLDLSESDLKEMIPNKMGVVKRILKLQQECSARPYSPAHQPVASTKSDASYPPTVNGVAYNNLSSRHNSFGSSSGPPVSPRPKMVIRRTQSDAQHLVSPSNNNNHPVGSVHVPPTLALHTAPKPRKDTETEVDQTHPDSPMSPLAAYQSACQPQSPPPVRPRAKDGDSLKRRSANIQNLIQSIGLSADQISLQPHKSKGSLKRVKSCAVTTASEAEVSKLSAENFMEWLMMMGYSIQDCQAFRDNKVDGATFFLLETDELKEIVKSVETIKQLRELQKQLLGTTKISETVIDHHSLQSDFGTSTKLDDIPTPGHQKRQFDDCLRLMGLKQRFPRKLKISNIMRIREETLGNTHETEDGKVLPHLVLQKIMMFDSRCRENLFKGKINGYSALADVEEFHPLDVLIVLLHCCDNFLTQDLLSRLSTCQIAIPFLLPNPHNSNIHFLIWGMRSIIRAWKSNLGGKVVANECRVVDYASPMISFFKIGELRQSKSKIINEVISEARLDFFLHWDCEGGTADRLFVDGMAELCCYLPSGKNDANSFYSDIILFANLRGDARKHAKQTTFLQQISFMSFVLLTENSLDVQTVELLRKLNNTPGGVALMFCDLKGNEKFKNAMHEQMLSGMFVIKLKGKNNAQIRNEIRKEIVTRLQKITKGNCRSLSTCVESARTIGIQIDEDDAGCKEGKKLAENVMGKVTSVSAYEAKLLMLPLQGPNLWHKWAIHDKESYRQLAKSLTDSIDHYNIDMNKKKKSIRQDQFHFTEKPTTAMKEFLHGLLDHTGNVRLYYLCWLKMLLDDYSRKILPDLHSAYQETRTTLLKAKAENKAQTDDTDAILQLKEELKEQNERLINASLGLEHFFREMGQMYEARMDAQLKSVPKNRRNEVESFPRVVAELMSEGYPVELMDGDASHVPITWVTAVIDKMKDLHSQKQSIFVVSVLGIQSTGKSTLLNTAFGLQFNVSAGRCTRGAYFQLLPVNTTLAKRIGTDHILIVDTEGLRAPELQYKEAQKHDNELAAFVIGLADLTIINIYGETPGELTDILQTAVHAFMRMKNVDMQLSCHFVHQNVTAVMAVSKSKVGRQNFQDSLDSMTITAAKEEKCESKYSSFKDVIQFNNEKDVTMLPSLWKGDPPMAPVNPGYSYKAGTLKQAVVAAIQERKMLCSFANFQLRVKTLWSAVLQEKFVFSFKNTLEVTAYNELDTKYGQWSWELQHKVLEWRHQAGNEISSCDASVIDSIVDNCLVRVVKEINEIYVRVGEEMVEFFEKSERSQTLAQWQKSTEVRLKGICEEHKEEAKKYCNLQKRSREGRVKIDSMQQLYRQRLQVEIASLVKDAKQEKYTSKMREEIFNKQWQKWLQEISQSIPPVRHSSDKKVHREICHVLEDQYNSHGHLVTDKLTKKPLERREALHLDIDHLHLVSTRLINDHGEKAGNKLGVNGSVRRCAEINEEDVCVAKNQTNEFFMLVEEWVEEILETFQDFNKGLISNLIRILRTTIEKFNNAKANSFVFTPHYHVDMGLTVAGYSYKRFVAKLRQLDVENDPLEAMHQLKPVFFRTFDMQFSETSNDHIAVQNICSIITKPIINALIEKLQIEIVYSMKSESSHYRKKNYFKVLVLKDLAAAKTFRHFTVYLKNIANSLKYWCKVHVKQYCKTKNSKGNANLYNLSEVNLNDTISKIIDAIKYLHSQYCKKDPDAALSISDENLGLQDESVQYLDMKEWLESFHKKIKMTVAIDLQEMTDIVGIQSIHNLNFFTKQLIKSLKDESKKILLDVKNNPRATFGKLTDSAKSPHNVLYNSLIGCKEQCPFCKEQCELTDENHLDSGKPHYTEIHRPRCLAKYKHIGDNKLVLKTCTNVEADYNFKNADTNDVYFPFKEYKKIYPNWLISTESPQTGPKYWEWFIATYNTEIVEWIHAAPTPVDAEGWNSITEEDAIANLSEAYGLRTETD from the exons ATGTCTGGCTCACCATTGCCCGAGCAGAACGTTAAGGCACTCAGCTGTGATGGGCTGGTGGTGTGGCTAAAAGCACACAATGTGAAACCAGAATCATGTCAAATATTTGAAG ACAATGCAGTTGATGGTGAATCATTCTTGGATCTAAGTGAATCTGACTTGAAAGAAATGATTCCAAACAAAATGGGAGTTGTTAAAAGGATACTTAAGCTTCAGCAAGAG TGTTCTGCAAGGCCGTATTCACCAGCACATCAACCAGTTGCTTCCACAAAGAGTGATGCAAGTTATCCACCAACTGTAAATGGAGTGGCTTACAACAATCTCAGTAGCAGACACAATTCATTTGGTTCATCTTCTGGTCCTCCAGTTTCTCCTCGTCCCAAAATG GTTATTCGGCGAACTCAATCAGATGCACAGCACCTTGTGTCACCAAGTAACAATAACAATCATCCTGTTGGATCTGTTCATGTTCCACCAACTTTAGCTCTCCACACCGCACCAAAACCAAGAAAG GACACTGAAACTGAAGTAGATCAGACTCACCCAGATTCTCCGATGTCTCCACTAGCAGCTTATCAGAGTGCATGTCAACCTCAAAGTCCACCACCTGTTCGTCCTCGGGCTAAAGATGGAGATTCATTGAAA AGGCGAAGTGCTAACATTCAGAATCTCATTCAAAGTATTGGACTGTCTGCTGATCAGATCTCCTTACAGCCACACAAGAGCAAGGGAAGTTTAAAAAGAGTGAAATCTTGTGCAGTCACAACTGCCAGTGAAGCAGAAGTATCCAAattaagtgctgaaaattttatggaGTGGCTAATGATGATGGGATATTCTATACAAGATTGTCAAGCTTTCAGAG ACAACAAAGTAGATGGTGCCACATTTTTTCTATTGGAAACAGATGAACTGAAAGAAATTGTGAAGTCAGTAGAAACTATTAAACAACTTCGAGAACTTCAAAAACAACTGCTTGGAACCACT AAAATTTCTGAAACAGTAATTGATCATCATTCACTTCAAAGTGATTTTGGAACTTCTACTAAGCTTGATGATATACCCACACCAGGCCATCAGAAACGACAATTTGATGATTGCCTAAGGCTAATGGGCCTTAAACAGAGATTTCCTAGAAAGCTGAAGATTAGTAATATCATGCGCATTCGTGAAGAAACATTAGGTAACACTCATGAAACAGAAGATGGCAAAGTGCTACCTCATCTCGTTTTGCAAAAAATAATGATGTTTGATTCAAGATGCAGAGAAAATTTGTTTAAGGGAAAAATTAATGGTTACTCTGCTTTAGCGGATGTAGAAGAATTCCATCCATTAGATGTCCTAATAGTTTTACTCCACTGCTGTGACAATTTTCTGACCCAGGATTTGTTATCAAGATTATCCACCTGCCAGATTGCAATTCCATTCCTTTTGCCTAACCCACATAACAGCAATATACATTTCCTTATATGGGGAATGAGATCTATAATCCGAGCTTGGAAATCTAATTTAGGCGGTAAAGTTGTTGCAAATGAATGTCGAGTTGTTGATTATGCTAGTCCGATGATCTCCTTTTTCAAAATAGGAGAATTACGGCAATCAAAGTCTAAAATTATAAACGAAGTAATCAGTGAGGCAAGATTAGATTTCTTCCTTCACTGGGATTGTGAAGGAGGGACTGCAGACCGACTGTTTGTAGATGGAATGGCAGAGTTGTGTTGCTATCTGCCGTCTGGCAAAAATGATGCAAACAGTTTTTATTCTGATATAATACTGTTTGCTAATCTTCGTGGTGATGCTAGGAAGCATGCCAAGCAGACAACCTTTCTTCAGCAGATTAGCTTTATGTCCTTCGTGCTACTGACAGAAAACAGTTTGGATGTTCAAACAGTTGAACTATTGAGAAAGCTAAACAATACCCCAGGAGGTGTGGCACTGATGTTCTGTGATCTTAAAGGGAatgaaaaatttaaaaatgcaatGCATGAACAAATGCTAAGTGGTATGtttgtaattaaactgaaaGGCAAGAACAATGCACAAATTAGAAATGAAATTCGTAAAGAAATAGTGACCAGACTACAGAAAATCACAAAAGGCAACTGCAGAAGTCTGAGTACCTGTGTAGAGTCTGCACGTACCATTGGAATTCAGATTGATGAGGATGATGCAGGGTGCAAGGAAGGAAAAAAACTTGCAGAAAATGTAATGGGAAAAGTGACTTCAGTTTCTGCATATGAAGCTAAGCTACTGATGCTTCCTCTTCAAGGACCTAACTTATGGCACAAATGGGCCATACATGATAAAGAATCTTATCGTCAACTTGCAAAGAGTCTAACAGATAGTATTGATCACTACAATATTGATATGAATAAGAAAAAGAAGTCAATCAGGCAAGATCAGTTCCATTTCACAGAGAAGCCAACCACAGCAATGAAGGAATTTTTGCATGGTCTGTTGGATCATACTGGAAATGTACGCCTGTATTATCTGTGTTGGTTAAAGATGTTATTGGATGACTACTCAAGAAAGATTCTCCCAGATCTGCATAGCGCTTATCAAGAAACAAGAACAACGTTGCTTAAAGCAAAGGCAGAAAATAAAGCTCAGACAGATGATACTGATGCTATATTGCAACTGAAAGAGGAACTGAAAGAGCAAAATGAGCGGCTTATAAATGCTTCCCTTGGGCTTGAACACTTCTTTAGAGAAATGGGACAGATGTATGAAGCAAGAATGGACGCTCAACTGAAAAGTGTTCCAAAGAATAGAAGGAATGAAGTTGAATCATTTCCACGTGTAGTTGCAGAGCTCATGAGTGAGGGTTACCCAGTGGAGTTGATGGATGGAGATGCTTCACATGTCCCTATCACATGGGTAACAGCTGTGATTGATAAGATGAAAGATCTTCACTCACAGAAGCAGTCCATTTTTGTTGTGTCTGTATTGGGAATACAAAGTACTGGAAAATCTACTCTCTTAAACACCGCATTTGGACTTCAGTTTAATGTTAGTGCAGGTCGTTGTACACGTGGTGCCTACTTTCAGTTGTTGCCTGTTAATACAACTCTTGCTAAAAGAATCGGCACCGATCATATATTGATTGTGGACACAGAAGGTCTTCGTGCTCCTGAGCTACAATACAAAGAGGCGCAAAAGCATGATAATGAACTAGCAGCATTTGTAATTGGTCTGGCTGATTTGACAATAATCAACATCTACGGTGAAACACCAGGTGAGCTAACCGACATACTACAAACTGCAGTACATGCTTTTATGCGAATGAAAAATGTTGACATGCAGCTTAGCTGCCATTTTGTACACCAAAATGTTACAGCGGTCATGGCAGTTAGCAAAAGCAAGGTGGGAAGACAAAATTTCCAAGACAGTTTAGATTCTATGACAATCACAGCAGCCAAAGAAGAAAAATGTGAAAGTAAGTACAGCTCTTTCAAAGATGTTATTCAATTTAATAATGAAAAAGATGTCACCATGCTTCCCAGTTTGTGGAAAGGAGATCCTCCAATGGCTCCAGTGAACCCTGGGTATAGTTATAAAGCTGGCACTTTAAAGCAAGCAGTAGTTGCTGCAATACAAGAGAGAAAAATGCTGTGCAGTTTTGCTAATTTTCAATTAAGGGTTAAAACACTGTGGAGTGCAGTTCTTCAAGAAAAATTTGTATTTAGCTTTAAAAATACGTTAGAAGTCACTGCTTACAATGAGCTTGATACGAAATATGGGCAGTGGTCTTGGGAGCTACAACACAAAGTTCTGGAATGGCGACATCAAGCTGGGAATGAAATTAGCAGTTGTGATGCATCAGTGATCGATTCTATTGTAGACAACTGTTTGGTAAGAGTGGTAAAAGAAATTAATGAAATCTATGTTAGAGTGGGCGAGGAAATGGTGGAATTTTTTGAAAAGAGTGAAAGATCCCAAACTCTAGCACAATGGCAAAAAAGCACAGAGGTTCGACTAAAAGGTATCTGTGAAGAGCATAAAGAGGAGGCAAAAAAGTATTGTAATCTGCAGAAGCGCAGTCGTGAGGGAAGAGTTAAAATTGATAGCATGCAGCAATTATATCGGCAACGACTTCAAGTAGAAATTGCTAGTTTAGTAAAAGATGCCAAGCAAGAAAAGTATACATCAAAAATGCGCGAGGAAATTTTCAACAAGCAGTGGCAAAAGTGGTTACAGGAAATATCCCAAAGCATACCACCAGTAAGGCATAGTTCTGATAAAAAAGTTCATAGAGAAATCTGTCATGTCTTGGAAGACCAGTACAACTCTCATGGTCATCTTGTTACAGACAAATTAACAAAAAAGCCCTTAGAAAGAAGGGAAGCATTACATTTGGACATTGATCACCTGCATCTTGTCTCTACACGATTAATCAATGACCATGGAGAAAAGGCAGGAAACAAACTTGGAGTAAATGGATCTGTTAGACGATGTGCTGAAATTAATGAAGAAGATGTTTGTgtagcaaaaaaccaaactaaTGAATTTTTCATGTTAGTAGAAGAATGGGTAGAGGAAATTCTGGAGACATTTCAAGATTTCAATAAAGGTTTAATTTCTAATTTGATAAGAATTTTGCGCACAACCATAGAAAAATTCAATAATGCAAAAGCTAATAGCTTTGTATTCACTCCACATTATCATGTAGACATGGGATTAACAGTTGCTGGGTATTCATACAAAcgttttgtagctaaacttagACAACTGGATGTTGAAAATGATCCTTTAGAAGCAATGCATCAACTCAAACCTGTGTTTTTCAGGACCTTTGATATGCAATTTTCAGAAACTTCTAATGATCACATAGCTGTACAAAACATTTGTAGTATCATTACAAAGCCAATAATAAATGCTTTAATTGAAAAGCTACAGATAGAAATTGTTTACAGCATGAAAAGTGAAagcagtcactacagaaagaAGAACTATTTTAAGGTTCTAGTACTGAAAGATCTGGCAGCTGCCAAAACCTTCCGTCATTTTACTGTTTATCTTAAAAATATTGCCAACAGTCTAAAGTACTGGTGCAAAGTTCATGTTAAACAATATTGTAAAACAAAGAATAGCAAAGGAAATGCCAATTTGTACAACCTTTCTGAGGTAAACCTGAATGATACAATCAGTAAAATAATTGATGCGATAAAGTACTTGCATTCACAATACTGTAAAAAGGACCCAGATGCAGCATTGAGTATTTCTGATGAGAACTTGGGTCTGCAGGATGAATCTGTTCAATATTTAGATATGAAAGAGTGGCTAGAAAGCTTTCACAAGAAGATTAAGATGACAGTAGCAATTGATCTACAAGAAATGACAGATATAGTTGGTATTCAGAGCATTCATAACCTCAACTTCTTCACAAAACAGCTTATTAAAAGCCTTAAGGATGAATCAAAGAAAATTTTGCTTGATGTTAAAAATAATCCACGTGCAACTTTTGGAAAGTTAACAGATTCTGCAAAATCTCCTCATAATGTCTTGTACAACTCGCTGATTGGTTGCAAAGAACAATGTCCATTTTGTAAGGAGCAATGTGAACTGACAGATGAAAACCATCTTGATTCTGGAAAGCCTCACTATACAGAAATACATCGTCCTAGGTGCCTTGCTAAGTACAAGCATATAGGTGACAACAAACTAGTACTGAAAACATGCACAAATGTAGAAGCTGAttacaattttaaaaatgctgacACTAACGATGTATATTTCCCTTTCAAAGAGTACAAAAAGATTTACCCAAATTGGTTGATTTCGACAGAGAGCCCCCAAACTGGTCCCAAGTACTGGGAATGGTTCATAGCAACATACAACACTGAAATCGTTGAATGGATACATGCAGCACCAACCCCAGTAGATGCTGAAGGATGGAACAGCATCACCGAAGAAGATGCAATAGCTAATCTGTCTGAGGCCTATGGGTTAAGGACTGAAACTGActaa